From Campylobacter upsaliensis, the proteins below share one genomic window:
- the thrC gene encoding threonine synthase, with product MQLIESQNANFSVNFKEALMHPSTPQGGLYTPASLPNFNGYAYKNLSYKDFALELIKSFEFGYEEIFKKALKSYDKFDDKNCPITLRKINEKLYINELYHGPTRAFKDMALQPFGVLLSEFCKDEKILILCATSGDTGPATLKSFENAPNIKVACMYPKDGTSLVQALQMRTMEAKNLKVFALNGDFDEAQKTLKNLLVKQDFKKNLKDYQLCAANSVNFGRILFQIIYHYYAAVQINKELDIIVPSGNFGNALGAYFAKKMGAKIDKIKIASNENKILSEFFNEGIYDLRGKKLIKTISPAMDILISSNIERLLFDKFKDKRTKELITSLKNQHYFKLKQNELESLREDFEADFCTDEECMKFIKNSKTLIDPHTATCFKLLNQNKTQIIVSTAEWSKFTPSMIKALYKRQCSDEKEDMKYIAKEFKVEIKPEILELFKHREEKVQGIESQEIEQEILRWIKQ from the coding sequence ATGCAATTAATTGAAAGTCAAAATGCAAATTTTAGTGTCAATTTTAAAGAAGCTTTAATGCACCCAAGCACCCCGCAAGGTGGGCTTTATACTCCTGCTTCTTTGCCAAACTTTAATGGCTATGCTTATAAAAATTTATCCTATAAAGATTTTGCCTTAGAGCTTATTAAAAGCTTTGAATTTGGCTACGAAGAAATTTTTAAAAAAGCCTTAAAAAGCTATGATAAATTTGACGATAAAAACTGCCCTATTACTCTGCGAAAAATAAACGAAAAACTCTATATTAACGAGCTTTACCACGGACCTACACGCGCTTTTAAGGATATGGCTTTACAACCTTTTGGAGTGCTTCTTAGTGAATTTTGCAAAGATGAAAAAATTTTAATTTTATGTGCGACAAGTGGCGATACGGGTCCAGCGACTCTAAAAAGCTTCGAAAATGCCCCAAACATTAAGGTCGCTTGTATGTATCCAAAAGATGGAACGAGCCTAGTTCAAGCTTTACAAATGAGAACGATGGAGGCTAAAAACTTGAAGGTTTTTGCCCTCAATGGAGATTTTGACGAAGCACAAAAAACACTTAAAAATTTACTTGTAAAGCAAGATTTTAAAAAGAATTTAAAAGACTATCAGCTTTGTGCTGCAAATTCTGTTAATTTTGGACGCATTTTATTTCAAATCATTTATCATTACTATGCTGCCGTTCAAATTAATAAAGAGCTTGACATCATCGTGCCTAGTGGAAATTTCGGTAATGCTTTAGGAGCATATTTTGCCAAAAAAATGGGTGCAAAAATTGATAAAATCAAAATCGCCTCTAATGAAAACAAAATTTTGAGCGAATTTTTTAATGAAGGAATTTATGACTTAAGGGGCAAAAAGCTTATAAAAACCATTTCTCCCGCTATGGATATTTTAATCTCTTCAAATATAGAACGCCTACTTTTTGACAAATTTAAAGATAAAAGAACAAAAGAATTGATAACTTCACTTAAAAATCAACATTATTTTAAATTAAAACAAAATGAACTTGAAAGCTTGAGGGAAGATTTTGAGGCGGATTTTTGCACAGATGAAGAGTGTATGAAATTTATCAAAAATTCAAAAACTCTCATCGACCCTCACACGGCAACTTGTTTTAAACTCTTAAATCAAAATAAAACGCAAATCATTGTCTCAACGGCTGAGTGGAGCAAATTTACCCCAAGTATGATAAAGGCACTTTACAAAAGACAATGTAGTGATGAAAAAGAAGATATGAAATATATCGCTAAAGAATTTAAAGTGGAAATAAAACCGGAAATTTTAGAACTTTTTAAGCACCGAGAAGAAAAAGTGCAAGGCATAGAAAGTCAAGAAATCGAACAAGAAATTTTAAGGTGGATAAAACAATGA
- a CDS encoding tetraacyldisaccharide 4'-kinase: MNWLERYFFSPSLFQKCLAFALLPLSFLYAFIATLNSKFRSKIDFNIPIISVGNLSFGGNGKTPLCKAISREFKGVFIVLRGYKRKSKGLMLVKHQNNIFCEVAQSGDEAMEYAFCESIEGVIVSEDRIKGIKEALKLGAKVILLDDAFSKFHIKKFDILVEGKPLPYFNFTLPSGAYRLPLYFKKKADFIAREGEEFYRYSFVKENVKAILVTAIAKPYRLNEHFDKARACYFFNDHHHFTKEELENLLKKHHCHTLMLTLKDYVKVKDFGFKCEIIELNVELSQNFKEHLKAYVRSFNAIN; this comes from the coding sequence ATGAATTGGCTTGAGCGTTATTTTTTTAGCCCCTCTTTATTTCAAAAATGCCTTGCTTTTGCACTTTTACCTTTAAGTTTTCTCTATGCTTTTATAGCCACTTTAAATTCAAAATTCCGCTCTAAAATCGACTTTAACATACCTATTATTAGCGTAGGAAATTTAAGCTTTGGGGGCAATGGCAAAACACCACTTTGTAAAGCTATTTCGAGAGAATTTAAAGGCGTTTTCATCGTGCTTAGAGGCTATAAGAGAAAAAGCAAAGGCTTAATGCTTGTCAAACATCAAAATAACATCTTTTGCGAAGTCGCTCAAAGCGGAGATGAAGCTATGGAATATGCCTTTTGTGAGAGTATTGAAGGGGTGATTGTTAGCGAAGATAGAATTAAGGGCATTAAAGAAGCTTTAAAACTTGGTGCGAAAGTTATTTTACTTGATGATGCTTTTTCTAAATTTCACATTAAAAAATTTGACATTTTAGTCGAAGGTAAGCCCCTGCCTTATTTTAATTTTACCCTACCAAGTGGAGCTTATAGACTGCCTCTTTATTTTAAAAAAAAGGCAGATTTTATAGCGAGAGAGGGAGAGGAATTTTACCGCTATTCTTTTGTAAAAGAAAATGTTAAAGCCATTTTGGTTACAGCGATTGCCAAGCCTTATAGACTCAATGAGCATTTTGATAAGGCTAGAGCTTGCTATTTTTTTAACGATCATCATCATTTTACAAAAGAGGAGCTTGAAAATTTACTTAAAAAACATCATTGCCACACATTAATGCTAACTCTTAAAGATTATGTTAAAGTCAAAGATTTTGGCTTTAAGTGTGAAATTATAGAATTAAATGTAGAATTAAGCCAAAATTTTAAAGAACATTTAAAAGCTTATGTGAGGAGTTTTAATGCAATTAATTGA